The DNA window CCGCCAACGAGAAGTCGCGCAGCTTCGACCCGCGCGACTGGGTGCCCACCGGCACCTGGTTCAAGATCGCCGCGCCGATCGCGACGCCGCTGATAATCCTCCTGCTCATTCCGTTTTTTGGCATCGACGTGCCAGCGGTGATCACGCGTTCCGTTCCGTTCATCCTCGCCGCCCTGGCTGTCGCTCTTCCCGCTCGCGCAGGTCTGATCAACGTTGGTGGCGAGGGCCAGATCTTCATTGGTGCGGTCTTCGGCGCAGCGTTTGTGAAGGTCGTCGGCGATGGACTGCCGCTGCTCGCGATGCTTCCGATGGTGCTGATCGCCGGAACGATCGGCGGAGCTGTCTGGGTTGGGATCGCGGCGTTCCTGAAGGCGTACTTCAACGTCAACGAAACGATCGCGACCTTGCTGCTCAACTACGTCGCACTCTACGTCCTTTCCTACATGGTCAACGGCGCACTGAAGGACCCGGAGTCCTACGGATTCGCAATCGGCGCGATGCTCCCCGACTCCGCGCTTCTCCCTCAACTTGGCATCTCAACACTGAGTATCGGCATCGTCCTCGCGGTGCTCATGACGATCGCCGTCTGGCTTCTGC is part of the Solirubrobacterales bacterium genome and encodes:
- a CDS encoding ABC transporter permease, with amino-acid sequence MSAPDATVIPANEKSRSFDPRDWVPTGTWFKIAAPIATPLIILLLIPFFGIDVPAVITRSVPFILAALAVALPARAGLINVGGEGQIFIGAVFGAAFVKVVGDGLPLLAMLPMVLIAGTIGGAVWVGIAAFLKAYFNVNETIATLLLNYVALYVLSYMVNGALKDPESYGFAIGAMLPDSALLPQLGISTLSIGIVLAVLMTIAVWLLLDRSRWGFRAKVVGGNPEAARRGGFAVNRTIVTALLMGGAIAGFAGVVELAGTELQLRAQMATGFGYIGFLCAFLVAQRAAWIPAGAMLLASISVYGDSLQLDFGLPASSVYVVMAVIVLFVLALRGTKVKGAS